The Gordonia terrae genome contains the following window.
GCGGACGTGATCCGGGTGACCAGGGTGGGGAACCACACCGAGGTCGGGCACAGGGACTGGCAGACCGGTTGGCCCGCGGTGTCGAGGTAGAACGCGATCTTGCGGTGCAGGGATTCTGCGCGGAGCGAGAGATCGCCGGCGACGACATCCGTGCCCGACGCGTGCAGCGTTGTTCCCCACGTTGTCGTCTCGAACGTTCTGGTCACGGTGACACCTTTCAGTGAGGGCAGCATGTCGAACAAGGTCACCGGATCAGATCTACTCCGTGAAATGTTGTCGGGGAACAGATCCTGGCGCTAAGAGTTCGTCAATTCGGCTGCTGCGACGCAAGCATCTCGAGCGCGACGTCCCGAGCGGCGTCGAGTGCATCGGGTTCGACGCCCATGCCGGCGGTCACCAGCGCCCCCTCGTGCAGGATGAACAGCCGTTGCGCCAGTGTGTTCCCATCGGAGACACCGGCATTCGCCGCGACCGAGCGGAGCAGGTCCCGTAGCTCGTACTTCTGCCCGACGATGATCGGATAGGCCGGATGGTCGGGATCGCTGATCTCGGCGTGCGCGTTGATCATCGCGCACCCCTTGTGGCCTCGGTCGGCCGACCAGTCCCGCGTGGCGTCGAAGACCGCGGAGAGTTGCGCGCCCGGAGTCGCGTCGGCTGCGTCGAGCCGGGAGCGGAGGAATTCCTTCCAGGTGGCGTTGCGGGCACGTAGGTACTCGACCACCAACTGTTCCTTGGAACCGAAACGGTCGTAGAGGGTGCGCTTCGTGACGCCTGCCGCCTCCGCGATGGAGTCGACGCCGACCGCATGGATCCCGCGCTCGTAGAACAGCGAGGAGGCCGCGTCCAGGATGAGGCGGGCCTTCGGCGTCCAGTCCACGGTCGCCGGTGCGGCCTCGTGATGAGTGGTCACATGACAAAGACTACACCGATCGGTAAGGTCGGCGAACATGCAGACTTCACAGATCGGTATACCCGCGCGGTGGGCGACCTTTGCGATGTCGGCGGTGTTCGTCATCTGCTGGTCGTCTGGATTCATCGGAGCGAAACTCGGCGCCGGGGCGGCATCGGTGCTCACCGTGCTCATGTGGCGCTTCCTGGTTGTGGCGGTCGTGCTCGGGGGTGTCGTGTACCTCCTGTGGCGGCGGCGTGGTCTGGCGACGATGTCGGCGAGGTGGCTCGGTTCTCAGCTGGTGATCGGGGCCCTCTCGCAAGCGGGTTACACCGTCACCGTGTACTGGGCGATCGCGCTGGGCGTCAGCACCGGCACGACGGCACTGATCGACGGCGTCCAGCCGCTCGTCGTCGCCGCTCTGGCTGGGCCGCTGCTCGGGGCGGTCACCCATCGACGCCAGTGGTGGGGACTGCTCGTGGGAGCGGCCGGCGTCGTCGTGGTCACCTGGTCGGACGCGGCATCGTCCGCAGGTGCGCCCTGGTGGGCATACCTGGTTCCACTGCTGGGGATGGCCGCCCTCGTCGCGGCCACCTTCCTCGAGCGGCGCGTCGACGACTCACCCTCGCCTGTCGTCGTCTTGGCGATCCACTGCGGAGCGTCCGCGGTGATCTTCACCGTGGCAGGGCTTCTCGCGGGAGTGGCGATGCCGCCGGCAGACGGCGCCTTCTGGTTGGCCATCGTCTGGCTGACGGTGCTGTCCACCTTCGGCGGCTACGGGTTGTATTGGGTGCTCCTACGACGATCCGGCGTCACATCGGTGAACACGCTCATGTTCCTCATGCCGCCTGTCACCGCTGTCTGGGGCACCGCGATGTACGGCGAACCCTTCGGCTGGGCAACGGCTCTCGGGCTCGTGATGGCATGCGGCGCCACCTGGGTGGTGAATCGTGCGGCACCGCCGCCCGAGGCACGTGATCCGGGAGAGGCCGAAGCGCGTACGGCAACCGCTGCTCCCTGAGGTCGGGCGTTGCACCTCACCCGGCGGGTTCGTCCGTGCGGTCTCCGTCGGCGCGCCAGGTCACCGTGACCGGGACCTGGTCGTCCCAC
Protein-coding sequences here:
- a CDS encoding TetR/AcrR family transcriptional regulator is translated as MDWTPKARLILDAASSLFYERGIHAVGVDSIAEAAGVTKRTLYDRFGSKEQLVVEYLRARNATWKEFLRSRLDAADATPGAQLSAVFDATRDWSADRGHKGCAMINAHAEISDPDHPAYPIIVGQKYELRDLLRSVAANAGVSDGNTLAQRLFILHEGALVTAGMGVEPDALDAARDVALEMLASQQPN
- a CDS encoding DMT family transporter, which translates into the protein MQTSQIGIPARWATFAMSAVFVICWSSGFIGAKLGAGAASVLTVLMWRFLVVAVVLGGVVYLLWRRRGLATMSARWLGSQLVIGALSQAGYTVTVYWAIALGVSTGTTALIDGVQPLVVAALAGPLLGAVTHRRQWWGLLVGAAGVVVVTWSDAASSAGAPWWAYLVPLLGMAALVAATFLERRVDDSPSPVVVLAIHCGASAVIFTVAGLLAGVAMPPADGAFWLAIVWLTVLSTFGGYGLYWVLLRRSGVTSVNTLMFLMPPVTAVWGTAMYGEPFGWATALGLVMACGATWVVNRAAPPPEARDPGEAEARTATAAP